A single region of the Paenibacillus sp. genome encodes:
- a CDS encoding cysteine desulfurase, whose protein sequence is MSFSAADLKSLFPILDQEVNGHPLVYLDSAATSQKPRQVIEAVKRYYEHDNANVHRGVHTLGTRATDAYEGAREKVARFLNARSASEIIFTRGATTAINLVAMSYARAVCKPGDEIVITPIEHHANLIPWQQAAKATGATLKHLPVNDDGSFDLEGAARTITPNTKIVAFTHLSNVLGVVNPAEELIALARKHGAKVLIDGAQSAPHLKVDVQKLDCDFFAFSGHKMCGPTGIGALYGKRELLEAMEPIEFGGEMIDHVDLFDATWKEIPWRFEAGTPIIAGAVGLGAAIDFLTEIGMDNIEAHDRRLAAYAYEKLSSMDGVTVYGPSQGRTSLVTFNLDDVHPHDVATVLDADGVAVRAGHHCCQPLMRWLKASATARASFYLYNDESDIDRLADSLLRAKEYFGHAIG, encoded by the coding sequence ATGAGCTTCTCGGCCGCGGATCTGAAGTCGTTGTTTCCGATCCTAGACCAAGAGGTGAACGGGCATCCGCTCGTGTACCTCGACAGCGCGGCGACGTCGCAGAAGCCGCGCCAAGTCATCGAAGCGGTCAAGCGGTATTACGAGCATGACAACGCGAACGTGCATCGGGGCGTCCACACGCTCGGCACGCGCGCGACCGACGCGTACGAAGGCGCGCGCGAGAAGGTGGCGCGCTTCCTGAACGCTCGTTCGGCGTCGGAAATCATATTCACTCGCGGCGCAACGACGGCGATCAATCTGGTGGCAATGAGCTATGCGCGTGCGGTATGCAAACCGGGCGACGAAATCGTCATAACGCCGATCGAGCATCACGCGAATCTCATTCCGTGGCAGCAGGCGGCGAAAGCGACCGGAGCGACGCTGAAGCATCTGCCGGTGAACGACGACGGTTCGTTCGATCTCGAAGGCGCGGCGCGCACGATTACGCCGAACACGAAAATCGTCGCGTTCACGCATCTGTCCAACGTTCTCGGCGTCGTCAATCCGGCCGAAGAGCTCATCGCGCTCGCGCGCAAGCACGGCGCGAAGGTGCTCATCGACGGGGCGCAGAGCGCGCCGCATCTCAAGGTCGACGTCCAGAAGCTCGATTGCGACTTCTTCGCCTTCTCCGGCCACAAGATGTGTGGCCCGACAGGCATCGGGGCACTCTATGGCAAACGCGAGCTGCTCGAGGCGATGGAGCCGATCGAATTCGGCGGCGAAATGATCGATCACGTCGATCTGTTCGACGCGACGTGGAAAGAAATTCCTTGGCGGTTCGAGGCGGGCACGCCGATCATCGCCGGGGCGGTCGGCCTCGGCGCGGCGATCGATTTCCTTACCGAGATCGGCATGGACAACATCGAAGCGCATGACCGCCGGCTGGCGGCGTACGCGTACGAGAAGCTGTCCTCGATGGACGGCGTGACGGTGTACGGTCCGTCGCAAGGCCGCACCTCGCTCGTCACGTTCAACCTCGACGACGTGCACCCGCACGACGTCGCGACCGTGCTGGACGCGGACGGCGTCGCCGTCCGCGCGGGCCACCACTGCTGCCAGCCGCTCATGCGCTGGCTCAAGGCGAGCGCGACGGCGCGGGCGAGCTTCTATCTGTACAACGACGAATCGGATATCGACCGCCTGGCAGACTCGTTACTACGAGCAAAGGAGTACTTCGGCCATGCAATTGGATGA
- a CDS encoding asparagine synthase, whose product MREGMIPAILGTAVAATGATLLKRNPAAGYGILGFGLAHIVLGAIDLFEHR is encoded by the coding sequence ATGCGCGAAGGAATGATTCCGGCCATTCTCGGCACTGCGGTGGCCGCGACGGGAGCTACGCTGTTGAAGCGCAATCCGGCCGCAGGCTACGGCATCCTTGGCTTCGGTCTCGCCCACATCGTGCTCGGCGCCATCGACCTGTTCGAACACCGCTAA
- a CDS encoding Dps family protein produces the protein MTAPSGSPHAGNQDVVAVLNKQLANWSVLFVKLHNYHWFVKGPVFFTLHLKFEELYTEAALHIDNIAERVLAIGGRPLATMREYLAASSIREAEGNENASEMVRSIETDFRTVIAELVEGMELAQRSGDETTSDMLLAIHSSLEKHVWMLASFNE, from the coding sequence ATGACCGCACCATCGGGATCCCCGCATGCCGGCAATCAAGACGTGGTAGCCGTGTTGAACAAGCAGCTCGCCAACTGGAGCGTCCTGTTCGTCAAGCTGCACAATTATCACTGGTTCGTCAAAGGCCCCGTCTTCTTCACGCTGCACCTGAAGTTCGAGGAGCTGTACACCGAGGCCGCTTTGCATATCGACAACATCGCCGAGCGCGTGCTCGCGATCGGGGGCAGGCCGCTCGCGACGATGAGGGAGTATTTGGCCGCTTCCTCCATCCGGGAAGCCGAAGGCAACGAGAACGCTTCGGAAATGGTCCGTTCGATCGAAACCGACTTCCGTACCGTCATCGCCGAGCTCGTCGAGGGGATGGAGCTGGCGCAGCGCTCCGGCGACGAAACGACGTCGGACATGCTGCTCGCGATCCACTCCTCCCTCGAGAAGCACGTCTGGATGCTGGCTTCGTTTAACGAATAG
- the pstA gene encoding phosphate ABC transporter permease PstA, producing MSKSVALRANRVSRLVDKCSTAVLWTVGLLTVLLIFWLLFTILRKGLPAVTWEFLVTIPDEIMAGGGIGPVLFNSFYVLILSLVFSIPIGLGAGIYLAEFAPDNRFTSMVRTCVEGLASVPSIVFGLVGLALFVEYFGIGLTILGGAVSLAFLNLPVLVRTTEEAIRSVPAEIRMASYALGANKFQTILGAVIPVAMNGIVTGMCLTAGRAYGESAVIILTAGVSTSGAMWDFNLFSPGATLSVHLWYIQSEAIVEDAKQIAEKSAAVLVFVVLLINLLFRVPLLIAERRRGR from the coding sequence ATGAGTAAATCCGTAGCGCTCCGCGCGAACCGCGTATCGCGGCTCGTAGACAAATGTTCGACGGCCGTCCTGTGGACGGTCGGCCTGCTGACGGTGCTGCTCATCTTCTGGCTGCTGTTCACGATTTTGCGCAAGGGGCTGCCGGCCGTCACTTGGGAGTTCCTTGTGACGATCCCGGACGAAATCATGGCGGGCGGCGGCATCGGACCGGTGCTGTTCAACTCGTTCTACGTGCTCATCCTGTCGCTCGTCTTTTCGATTCCGATCGGCCTCGGCGCCGGCATTTATTTGGCGGAGTTCGCGCCGGACAACCGCTTCACGTCGATGGTGCGCACGTGCGTGGAAGGTCTCGCGTCCGTTCCGTCGATCGTCTTCGGCCTCGTCGGTCTCGCCTTGTTCGTCGAGTATTTCGGCATCGGGCTGACGATTTTGGGCGGCGCGGTGTCTCTCGCCTTCCTGAACCTGCCCGTGCTCGTGCGGACGACGGAGGAGGCGATCCGCAGCGTCCCGGCCGAGATACGTATGGCTTCGTACGCGCTCGGCGCGAACAAGTTTCAGACGATTCTGGGCGCGGTCATTCCCGTCGCCATGAACGGCATCGTCACGGGCATGTGTCTGACGGCCGGACGGGCTTACGGAGAGTCGGCGGTCATCATCCTGACGGCGGGCGTCAGCACGTCGGGCGCCATGTGGGACTTCAATTTGTTTTCGCCGGGCGCGACGCTCTCCGTCCACTTGTGGTACATCCAATCGGAGGCGATCGTCGAGGACGCGAAGCAAATCGCGGAGAAGTCGGCGGCCGTGCTCGTGTTCGTCGTGCTGCTCATCAACCTGCTGTTCCGGGTGCCGCTGTTGATCGCGGAGCGCCGCAGAGGACGGTAA
- the mtnK gene encoding S-methyl-5-thioribose kinase, producing the protein MNAYHPLTEAEAIERARAVPGFFAPGAELTSREIGDGNLNLVFHIQEPATGKGIILKQALPYAKVVGESWPLTLDRARIESEALIIQGRLAPGLAPKVYDYVPELALTVMEDLSDHVIMRRGLIEGNMYPLFAQHIGEFLARTLFFTSDFGMNQQEKKLQTGRFINPELCKITEDLIFDDPYTVSPNNNYDPAIEAEAAALREDRELHAEVARLRYGFLTKGQALLHGDLHTGSIFVTPESTKVIDPEFAYYGPMGFDIGAVLANLLLNAAAQGGRIEDAAKLNDFRAYLLDTVVGVWNEFETRFRALWAEHAVDRMLRESGYLDIFLRELLQDTFGYAGCKMVRRIVGLAHVADIDGIPDADLRNRARRVSLAVGTALIKHHRSAASIEDMRTIARREIARKEG; encoded by the coding sequence ATGAACGCATATCATCCGCTGACCGAAGCCGAAGCGATCGAACGCGCGCGCGCGGTGCCGGGCTTCTTCGCTCCCGGCGCCGAGCTGACCAGCCGCGAAATCGGCGACGGCAATCTGAACCTGGTGTTTCATATTCAGGAGCCTGCGACAGGCAAAGGAATCATACTTAAGCAAGCGCTGCCGTACGCGAAGGTCGTCGGCGAATCGTGGCCGCTGACGCTCGACCGCGCCCGCATCGAAAGCGAAGCGCTGATCATCCAAGGCCGCCTCGCGCCGGGACTCGCCCCCAAAGTGTACGATTATGTGCCGGAGCTCGCCCTCACCGTCATGGAGGACCTCAGCGACCACGTCATCATGCGCCGCGGGCTCATCGAAGGCAACATGTATCCGCTGTTCGCGCAGCATATCGGCGAATTTCTCGCCCGCACGCTGTTCTTCACGTCCGATTTCGGCATGAACCAGCAGGAGAAAAAGCTGCAGACGGGACGCTTCATCAACCCGGAGCTGTGCAAAATTACGGAGGATCTCATCTTCGACGATCCGTACACCGTATCGCCGAATAACAATTACGATCCCGCCATCGAAGCGGAAGCCGCGGCGCTGCGCGAAGACCGCGAGCTGCACGCCGAAGTGGCGCGGCTCCGCTACGGCTTCCTGACGAAGGGACAAGCGCTGCTGCACGGCGACCTGCATACGGGATCGATCTTCGTCACGCCCGAATCGACGAAGGTGATCGACCCCGAGTTCGCGTATTACGGTCCGATGGGCTTCGATATCGGCGCCGTGCTCGCGAACCTGCTGCTGAACGCCGCGGCGCAGGGCGGGCGCATCGAAGACGCTGCGAAGCTTAACGACTTCCGCGCCTACCTGCTCGATACCGTCGTTGGGGTATGGAACGAATTCGAAACCCGCTTCCGGGCGCTGTGGGCGGAGCACGCCGTCGACCGGATGCTGCGCGAGTCGGGCTACCTCGACATTTTCCTGCGAGAGCTGCTGCAGGACACGTTCGGCTACGCAGGCTGCAAAATGGTACGCCGCATCGTCGGGCTCGCCCACGTCGCCGACATCGACGGCATTCCGGACGCCGATCTGCGCAACCGCGCCCGCCGCGTCTCGCTCGCCGTCGGCACCGCGCTTATTAAACATCATCGCTCCGCGGCTTCGATCGAAGACATGCGCACGATCGCCCGCCGCGAAATCGCCCGGAAGGAAGGTTAA
- the sufB gene encoding Fe-S cluster assembly protein SufB produces MAKQMPEIGDYKYGFRDEHKAVFQTGKGLNADIVRAISEMKGEPDWMLEFRLKSLEQFHKMPMPKWGGNLDDLDFNDIQYYVKPSEKQGKTWEEVPSEIKETFDKLGIPEAEQKFLAGVSAQYESEVVYHSMQKDLEDQGVIFMDTDTALREHPELFKKYFGTVVPPSDNKFAALNSAVWSGGSFIYVPKGVKVEIPLQAYFRINSENMGQFERTLIVVDEDAFVHYVEGCTAPIYSTNSLHSAVVEILCLKNSRARYTTIQNWAPNIYNLVTKRAVAEENATMEWVDGNIGSKLTMKYPAVVLKGRGAKGSVLSIAVAGKGQHQDAGAKMLHLAPDTTSTIVSKSISKHGGKVTYRGLASFGRNSEGSKANIKCDTLIMDNESTSDTIPYNEIMNDNITLEHEATVSKVSEDQLFYLMSRGLSEAEATQMIVMGFIEPFTKELPMEYAVEMNRLIKFEMEGSIG; encoded by the coding sequence ATGGCGAAGCAAATGCCCGAAATCGGCGATTACAAATACGGCTTCCGCGACGAGCACAAAGCCGTCTTCCAAACCGGCAAAGGCCTGAACGCCGACATCGTCCGCGCAATCTCGGAAATGAAAGGCGAGCCGGATTGGATGCTCGAGTTCCGACTGAAGTCGCTGGAGCAGTTCCACAAAATGCCGATGCCGAAATGGGGCGGCAACCTGGACGATCTCGACTTTAACGACATCCAGTACTACGTCAAGCCGTCCGAAAAGCAGGGCAAGACGTGGGAAGAGGTTCCTTCGGAAATCAAGGAAACGTTCGATAAGCTCGGCATTCCGGAGGCGGAGCAGAAGTTCCTCGCCGGCGTATCGGCTCAGTACGAATCCGAGGTCGTCTACCACAGCATGCAGAAGGATCTCGAAGACCAAGGCGTCATCTTCATGGACACCGACACGGCGCTTCGCGAGCATCCGGAGCTGTTTAAGAAATATTTCGGCACCGTCGTTCCGCCGTCCGACAACAAGTTCGCGGCGCTGAACAGCGCGGTATGGTCCGGCGGCAGCTTCATCTACGTGCCGAAGGGCGTCAAAGTGGAAATTCCGCTCCAGGCGTATTTCCGGATCAACTCCGAGAACATGGGTCAATTCGAGCGTACGCTCATCGTCGTCGACGAAGACGCATTCGTTCATTACGTCGAAGGCTGCACGGCGCCGATTTACAGCACGAACTCGCTGCACAGCGCGGTCGTCGAAATTTTGTGCCTCAAAAATTCCCGCGCCCGCTACACGACGATTCAAAACTGGGCGCCGAACATTTACAACCTCGTCACGAAGCGCGCCGTCGCGGAAGAGAACGCGACGATGGAATGGGTCGACGGCAACATCGGCTCCAAGCTGACGATGAAATACCCGGCGGTCGTGCTGAAAGGCCGCGGCGCGAAGGGCAGCGTGCTCTCCATCGCGGTCGCGGGCAAAGGCCAGCACCAAGACGCAGGCGCGAAGATGCTTCACCTCGCCCCGGACACGACGTCGACGATCGTCTCGAAGTCGATCTCGAAGCACGGCGGCAAGGTGACGTACCGCGGTCTCGCTTCCTTCGGCCGTAACTCCGAAGGCTCCAAAGCGAACATCAAATGCGATACGCTGATCATGGATAACGAGTCGACGTCCGACACGATCCCGTACAACGAGATCATGAACGACAACATCACGCTGGAGCACGAAGCTACGGTATCCAAAGTATCCGAGGATCAACTGTTCTACTTGATGAGCCGCGGATTGTCCGAAGCCGAAGCGACGCAGATGATCGTCATGGGCTTCATCGAGCCGTTCACGAAGGAACTGCCGATGGAATACGCGGTCGAAATGAACCGTCTCATCAAGTTCGAGATGGAAGGCAGCATCGGTTAA
- the sufC gene encoding Fe-S cluster assembly ATPase SufC translates to MAQAPVLKIEDLRSSIEGKEILKGFNLEIKGGEVHAIMGPNGTGKSTLASTLMGHPKYEVEGGSVTLDGEDVLEMGVDERALAGLFLAMQYPSEITGVTNADFLRSAINARRGEGNEISLIKFIRQMEAKMKELEMDPQFMHRYLNEGFSGGEKKRNEILQMMVLEPRVIILDEIDSGLDIDALKIVAAGVNAMRSPERSFLIITHYQRLLNYIKPDFVHVMMQGRIVKSGGPELAERLEAEGYDWVKEELGIEDETVGNDKEEFVVPKNTTAPKFS, encoded by the coding sequence ATGGCACAAGCACCGGTATTAAAAATAGAAGATCTTCGCTCTTCGATCGAAGGCAAGGAGATCCTCAAGGGATTCAACCTCGAGATCAAAGGCGGCGAAGTGCACGCGATCATGGGTCCGAACGGCACGGGCAAATCGACCCTCGCCTCCACCCTCATGGGTCACCCGAAATATGAAGTCGAAGGCGGCAGCGTGACGCTCGACGGCGAAGACGTGCTGGAGATGGGCGTCGACGAGCGCGCCTTGGCGGGCTTGTTCCTCGCCATGCAGTACCCGAGCGAAATCACAGGCGTGACGAACGCCGACTTCCTGCGCAGCGCGATCAACGCGCGCCGCGGCGAAGGCAACGAAATTTCGCTGATCAAATTCATTCGCCAGATGGAAGCGAAAATGAAAGAGCTGGAGATGGATCCGCAGTTCATGCACCGCTACTTGAACGAAGGGTTCTCCGGCGGCGAGAAAAAGCGGAACGAAATTTTGCAAATGATGGTGCTCGAGCCGCGCGTCATCATTCTCGACGAGATCGATTCGGGCCTCGACATCGACGCCTTGAAGATTGTCGCCGCAGGCGTCAACGCGATGCGTTCTCCGGAGCGTTCGTTCCTCATCATCACGCACTATCAGCGGTTGTTAAATTATATTAAGCCAGACTTCGTTCATGTCATGATGCAAGGACGAATCGTGAAATCCGGCGGTCCGGAGCTCGCGGAGCGCCTCGAGGCGGAAGGCTACGATTGGGTCAAGGAAGAGCTTGGCATCGAAGACGAGACGGTAGGCAATGACAAGGAAGAATTCGTCGTGCCGAAGAACACCACCGCTCCGAAATTCTCGTAA
- the mtnA gene encoding S-methyl-5-thioribose-1-phosphate isomerase — MNEGWLQSVRWNADHLELLDQRLLPEEVVYLDLTTSKDVWDAIKELKVRGAPAIGIAAAYGLYLGVRGVEGGVPELLAAVKRERDYLATSRPTAVNLFWALDRLVRKASELSEAGADAAAIKEGLLREAVVIQSEDEETNRRIGEHALSLLQDGFGVLTHCNAGGLATARYGTATAPMYLAKEKGWNLKVFADETRPVLQGARLTAFELMRAGVDVTLITDNMAAMVMSKGWIQAVIVGTDRVAANGDVANKIGTYGVAVLAKAHNIPFYVACPMSTIDLDTPTGADIPIEERHEDEVTIGFGKRTAPVGVKVYNPAFDVTPAEYVTAIITEKGIVQAPYEENLRKLFEQ, encoded by the coding sequence ATGAACGAAGGCTGGCTTCAATCCGTTCGCTGGAACGCGGACCATCTCGAACTGCTCGACCAACGGCTGCTCCCGGAGGAGGTTGTTTACCTTGACCTGACGACCTCCAAGGACGTATGGGACGCGATCAAAGAATTGAAAGTGCGCGGCGCGCCGGCCATCGGCATCGCGGCCGCGTACGGGCTGTACCTCGGCGTCCGCGGCGTTGAAGGCGGCGTCCCGGAGCTGCTCGCCGCGGTGAAGCGCGAGCGCGATTATCTCGCGACGAGCCGCCCGACGGCCGTCAATTTGTTCTGGGCGCTCGACCGGCTCGTTCGCAAAGCTTCGGAGCTCTCGGAAGCCGGCGCGGACGCCGCGGCGATCAAGGAAGGGCTCCTGCGCGAAGCGGTCGTCATCCAGTCGGAGGACGAGGAGACGAACCGCCGGATCGGGGAGCACGCGCTCTCGCTGCTGCAGGACGGCTTCGGCGTCCTGACGCACTGCAACGCCGGCGGTCTCGCCACGGCCCGCTACGGCACCGCGACGGCGCCGATGTACCTCGCGAAAGAGAAGGGCTGGAACCTGAAGGTGTTCGCGGACGAGACGCGTCCGGTGCTGCAGGGCGCGCGCCTGACCGCGTTCGAGCTGATGCGCGCCGGCGTCGACGTGACGCTCATCACCGACAACATGGCCGCCATGGTCATGTCCAAGGGCTGGATCCAAGCCGTCATCGTCGGCACCGACCGCGTCGCCGCCAACGGCGACGTCGCCAACAAGATCGGCACGTACGGGGTGGCGGTGCTCGCCAAAGCGCATAACATCCCGTTCTACGTCGCTTGTCCGATGTCGACGATCGATCTCGACACGCCGACGGGCGCCGACATTCCGATCGAGGAGCGGCACGAGGACGAAGTGACGATCGGCTTCGGCAAGCGGACCGCGCCGGTCGGCGTGAAAGTGTACAACCCGGCGTTCGACGTGACGCCGGCGGAATACGTGACGGCGATCATTACGGAGAAGGGCATTGTCCAAGCGCCGTATGAAGAAAACCTCCGCAAATTGTTCGAGCAGTAA
- the sufD gene encoding Fe-S cluster assembly protein SufD encodes MTTETLTIDNNTFSSIASSKQEPAWLSQLRAEALALASTLELPKLEKTRIDRWELGGFGAYRAAKTVENAAELPGDLATLIGENPSPNLLVQHDSSVVYVRISPELESQGVILKSLEQAAADHPELVQQYFMQAVKKDENRLTALHAALWNGGLFLYVPKNVEVKDPIQAIFYSESPEATFAPHVLIVADTHSSVTYVDNYLSAASGTPLMHNGVLEVFAKPGSRVRVATVHDLGEHVTDLNYRRAIIDNDARVEWIVGELSHGNGAAETYSILKGNGSTSDMKVISVGINQQKLNYTTRAVHFGKSSASDMITRAVMRDEATAIINGITKIEHGATKADGQQTERVLMLSPKARGDANPILLIDEDDVTAGHAASVGQVNPEQVYYLMSRGISKTEAERLIIYGFLYPVIEEIPLESLREQLSALVERKLGR; translated from the coding sequence TTGACGACCGAAACGTTAACCATCGATAACAACACTTTCTCCTCCATCGCCTCGTCGAAGCAGGAGCCGGCATGGCTGTCCCAGCTTCGCGCGGAGGCGCTGGCGCTTGCGTCGACGCTTGAGCTGCCGAAGCTCGAGAAGACGCGCATCGACCGCTGGGAGCTGGGCGGCTTCGGCGCATACCGCGCCGCGAAGACGGTCGAGAACGCGGCCGAGCTGCCGGGGGATCTCGCGACGCTCATCGGGGAGAACCCGAGCCCGAATCTGCTCGTGCAGCACGACTCCAGCGTCGTGTACGTCCGCATCTCTCCAGAGCTCGAAAGCCAAGGCGTCATCTTGAAGAGCCTCGAGCAAGCGGCTGCGGACCATCCGGAGCTCGTGCAGCAATATTTCATGCAGGCGGTCAAGAAAGACGAAAACCGTCTGACCGCGCTGCACGCAGCGCTGTGGAACGGCGGATTGTTCCTGTACGTGCCGAAGAACGTCGAAGTGAAAGACCCGATCCAAGCGATCTTCTACTCCGAATCGCCGGAAGCGACGTTCGCGCCGCACGTCTTGATCGTCGCCGACACGCACAGCTCCGTCACCTACGTCGACAACTACTTGTCGGCCGCCTCCGGCACGCCGCTCATGCATAACGGCGTCCTCGAGGTGTTCGCGAAGCCGGGCTCCCGCGTCCGCGTTGCGACGGTGCACGACCTCGGCGAGCACGTGACCGACCTCAACTACCGCCGCGCGATCATCGACAACGACGCCCGCGTCGAGTGGATCGTAGGCGAGCTGAGCCACGGCAACGGCGCCGCTGAAACGTATTCGATTCTCAAAGGCAACGGTTCGACGTCCGACATGAAGGTCATCTCGGTCGGCATCAACCAGCAAAAGCTGAACTATACGACCCGCGCCGTTCACTTCGGCAAATCGTCGGCGAGCGACATGATCACGCGCGCCGTCATGCGCGACGAAGCGACGGCGATCATCAACGGCATTACGAAGATCGAGCACGGCGCGACGAAGGCCGACGGTCAGCAGACGGAACGCGTTCTGATGCTGAGCCCGAAGGCGCGCGGCGACGCGAACCCGATCCTGCTCATCGACGAGGACGACGTGACGGCGGGCCACGCCGCGAGCGTCGGCCAAGTCAACCCGGAGCAAGTGTACTACTTAATGTCTCGCGGCATCTCGAAGACCGAGGCGGAGCGCCTGATTATTTACGGCTTCCTCTACCCGGTCATCGAAGAAATTCCGCTCGAATCGCTGCGCGAGCAGCTTAGCGCCTTGGTCGAAAGGAAGCTCGGACGATGA
- a CDS encoding DUF1802 family protein, translated as MSIETALLKEWASAVEAFLAGDTILALRKGGIREENRDFELTSESFYFFPTYEHQKEHLLKEPFRRYASETRASWSPDLPNVTIRAWAEAAEDILIHDEEQLRALSPYHIWTDDYASERLHWKRTKPLHCLLLRVHRLEEPLIVSNDPAFAGCKSWLRLPLPADLAKRPVLSDEVFAAKAEQIRAALR; from the coding sequence ATGAGTATAGAAACGGCGTTGCTGAAAGAATGGGCGTCGGCGGTCGAAGCGTTTTTGGCGGGGGACACGATCCTTGCCCTGCGCAAAGGCGGCATCCGGGAAGAAAACCGGGATTTCGAGCTGACGAGCGAATCGTTTTACTTTTTTCCTACGTACGAGCACCAAAAGGAGCATCTGCTGAAGGAACCGTTCCGGCGATATGCGTCGGAAACGCGGGCGTCGTGGAGCCCGGACCTGCCGAACGTGACGATTCGGGCATGGGCCGAGGCGGCGGAGGACATCCTGATCCATGACGAGGAACAGCTTCGAGCGTTGTCTCCATATCATATATGGACCGACGATTACGCGTCGGAGCGGCTGCACTGGAAGCGAACGAAGCCGCTGCATTGTTTGCTGCTCCGCGTGCATCGGCTGGAGGAGCCTTTGATCGTCTCGAACGATCCGGCTTTCGCGGGCTGCAAATCGTGGCTCCGCCTCCCCCTGCCCGCCGATCTGGCGAAGCGTCCGGTGTTGTCGGACGAGGTGTTCGCCGCGAAAGCCGAGCAAATTCGGGCGGCTTTGCGGTAG
- the sufU gene encoding Fe-S cluster assembly sulfur transfer protein SufU gives MQLDDLYRRVIMDHYKSPRNQGELADGAMTIELNNPTCGDRISLKLRIEDGVVQDAKFKGEGCSISMASASMMTEAVKGKSLEEALALAEKFSALMKGEPVEFDEYEDLEALGGVNKFPARIKCATLAWNALRKGVESEQNR, from the coding sequence ATGCAATTGGATGATCTGTACCGCCGCGTCATCATGGATCATTATAAAAGCCCGCGCAACCAAGGCGAGCTCGCGGATGGCGCGATGACGATCGAGCTGAACAATCCGACGTGCGGCGACCGCATCTCGCTTAAGCTGCGCATCGAGGACGGCGTCGTCCAAGACGCGAAGTTCAAAGGCGAAGGCTGCTCGATTTCGATGGCGTCCGCCTCGATGATGACCGAAGCGGTCAAGGGCAAGTCGCTGGAGGAAGCGCTGGCGCTGGCGGAGAAGTTCTCCGCGCTCATGAAGGGCGAACCTGTCGAATTCGACGAGTACGAGGACCTGGAAGCGCTCGGCGGCGTAAATAAGTTCCCCGCGCGCATCAAGTGTGCTACACTTGCATGGAACGCGCTCCGCAAAGGCGTAGAATCGGAACAAAACCGTTAA
- the pstC gene encoding phosphate ABC transporter permease subunit PstC produces the protein MDHRTELAAPSAPRGLVATNGGPWRFDRWVRMRLANRMFRWFCLASAAFVCLVLFGVIVFVGRTGLLTFQEAGVAEFFFSLDWAPENGQYGAAVFIIGTFALTALTLLMATPLSICIAVFLAEIAPNWLRGFLRPVMDLLVGIPSVVYGYIGLTVLIPLLREWSGSGLGDGLLAAAIVLTFMILPTISRISDDAISSVPRKYRDAAYALGSTRFQVIARVVLPAAKRGIIAAVILGMARAIGETMAVVMVIGNAAQLPEGLLYPTSVLTTTIVGQVLNVPFDSTWSYSLYLMAFLLLAISLLLILIIRLLQRKGDMAHE, from the coding sequence ATGGATCATCGCACAGAATTGGCGGCTCCCTCCGCTCCCCGGGGCCTCGTCGCGACGAACGGCGGCCCGTGGCGGTTCGACCGCTGGGTTCGCATGCGCCTTGCGAACCGGATGTTCCGGTGGTTTTGTCTCGCGAGCGCGGCGTTCGTCTGCCTCGTGCTGTTCGGCGTCATCGTCTTCGTCGGGCGGACCGGCCTGCTGACGTTCCAAGAGGCGGGAGTCGCGGAATTTTTCTTCTCGCTCGATTGGGCGCCCGAGAACGGCCAATACGGCGCCGCCGTATTCATCATCGGCACGTTCGCGCTGACGGCGCTGACGCTGCTTATGGCGACGCCGCTGTCGATTTGCATCGCGGTGTTTCTCGCGGAAATCGCGCCGAACTGGCTGCGCGGCTTCCTGCGCCCCGTGATGGATTTGCTCGTCGGCATCCCCTCCGTCGTGTACGGGTACATCGGCTTGACGGTGCTTATCCCGCTGCTGCGGGAATGGTCGGGGTCGGGGCTCGGCGACGGCTTGCTCGCGGCGGCCATCGTCCTGACGTTCATGATTCTTCCGACGATCAGCCGCATCAGCGACGACGCGATCAGCTCCGTGCCGCGGAAATACCGCGACGCCGCGTACGCGCTCGGCTCGACGCGGTTCCAGGTCATCGCCCGCGTCGTCCTTCCCGCGGCGAAGCGGGGCATTATCGCCGCCGTGATCCTCGGCATGGCGCGCGCGATCGGCGAGACGATGGCGGTCGTCATGGTCATCGGCAACGCCGCGCAGCTGCCGGAGGGTCTCTTGTATCCGACGTCGGTGCTGACGACGACGATCGTCGGCCAAGTGCTCAACGTGCCGTTCGATTCGACGTGGAGCTACTCCCTGTACCTGATGGCGTTCCTCCTGCTCGCCATCTCCCTGCTGCTCATCTTGATCATCCGTTTGCTGCAGCGGAAAGGAGACATGGCGCATGAGTAA